The following proteins are co-located in the Siansivirga zeaxanthinifaciens CC-SAMT-1 genome:
- a CDS encoding HAD family hydrolase — translation MKKYKCIIFDCDGVLVDTEVTSNQLLVAMANKYGANIDLDYAMKHFKGSHFDDCLSIIKTLVTEDVPQSFETEYRTELDKQFKATVKPIKGVKEVIENLNIPFCVASSGTDEKIRLNLGLVGLLPYFEGKIFSCYTIKKWKPEPDVFLLAAKTMGYKPDECLVIEDSKLGVLGAKNGGFDVYGYTEHDYYNDLESLATKTFNNMTDLLQML, via the coding sequence ATGAAAAAATACAAATGCATCATTTTCGATTGTGATGGCGTTTTAGTAGATACAGAGGTAACAAGTAATCAATTATTAGTCGCTATGGCTAATAAATATGGTGCGAATATCGACTTAGATTATGCCATGAAGCATTTTAAAGGAAGTCATTTTGACGATTGTTTGTCTATTATTAAAACCTTGGTAACCGAAGATGTTCCTCAATCATTTGAAACCGAATATAGAACCGAATTAGATAAACAATTTAAAGCCACAGTAAAACCAATAAAAGGTGTTAAAGAAGTTATTGAAAATTTAAACATTCCTTTTTGTGTTGCCTCTAGTGGTACCGATGAAAAAATTAGACTCAATCTAGGTCTAGTTGGATTGTTACCCTATTTTGAGGGCAAAATATTTAGTTGTTATACAATTAAAAAATGGAAACCAGAACCCGATGTGTTTTTATTAGCAGCAAAAACTATGGGTTACAAGCCAGATGAATGTTTGGTTATAGAAGATAGTAAATTAGGTGTTTTAGGAGCTAAAAATGGCGGATTTGATGTTTATGGTTATACAGAACACGATTATTATAACGATCTAGAATCTCTAGCAACAAAGACATTCAACAATATGACGGATTTACTTCAAATGCTTTAA
- a CDS encoding glycosyltransferase family 2 protein, translating into MNFYIIIPAHNEQDSIGLTLDSLVKQTLKPKQLVIVNDNSTDKTEEIVNTYIAQHPWISLVNSKSSNKHLPGSKIINAFYKGLDTLDDNYDIICKFDADLIFPNNYLEELALHFNSHEKLGMVAGFCYIEKNGEWLLENLTKKDHIRGALKAYRKACFLQIGKLKPSMGWDTVDELLAKYYGWDILTDETLHIKHLKPTGISYNKASKYLQGESMYKMRYGFIITFISSVKLAYKKKSFSLFIDYLAGYFKAKKNKTPFLVNEEEGKFIRNLRWKGMLNTLK; encoded by the coding sequence CTGAATTTCTACATCATCATACCAGCCCATAACGAACAAGATTCTATCGGATTAACTCTAGATTCTTTGGTTAAACAAACGCTAAAACCAAAGCAATTAGTTATTGTAAATGACAATTCAACAGATAAAACTGAAGAAATTGTAAACACCTATATTGCGCAACACCCATGGATTTCATTAGTAAATTCTAAATCTTCAAATAAACACTTGCCGGGTTCTAAAATAATTAACGCCTTTTATAAAGGCCTTGATACTTTAGACGACAACTATGATATTATTTGTAAGTTTGATGCCGATTTAATTTTTCCTAATAACTATTTAGAAGAACTCGCACTTCATTTCAATAGCCATGAAAAACTGGGTATGGTAGCTGGCTTTTGCTACATTGAAAAAAATGGCGAGTGGCTACTTGAAAACTTAACCAAAAAAGACCACATTCGTGGTGCTTTAAAAGCTTACAGAAAAGCCTGTTTTTTACAAATTGGAAAACTAAAACCTTCTATGGGTTGGGATACGGTCGATGAGTTACTAGCCAAATACTATGGCTGGGATATCTTAACCGATGAAACGCTTCACATTAAACATTTAAAACCAACAGGAATTAGCTATAACAAAGCTTCAAAATATTTGCAAGGTGAGTCCATGTATAAAATGCGTTACGGCTTTATAATTACTTTTATATCATCTGTAAAACTAGCTTACAAGAAAAAAAGTTTTAGTTTATTTATAGATTATTTAGCAGGCTATTTTAAAGCTAAAAAAAACAAAACACCTTTTTTAGTTAATGAAGAAGAAGGTAAATTTATTAGAAATCTGCGTTGGAAAGGGATGTTAAATACATTAAAATAA
- a CDS encoding DNA/RNA non-specific endonuclease has translation MNKRKIYPILVLILVVAVYGYEHFLKTEEATIIISEGKKTKENTNEFFLPTSTTGQIVHHKGYSLSYSEPHEQAEWVAYELKKSQLSNTNFDRPYFEIDKAVKTGAADWKNYKNSGFDRGHLCPAGDRRYSKEAHDETFLTSNISPQEHNFNAGIWNNLEQKVRYWASKYDGVFVVTGGVLKGNMETIGYERVAVPNQFYKVLIDTNSGKTKMIAFLMPHENSNKPLYEFVVSVDTIETLTGIDFFPELDDALENKLEASNSYKDWSF, from the coding sequence TTGAATAAAAGAAAAATATATCCCATCCTCGTTTTAATTTTAGTTGTAGCTGTTTATGGTTATGAGCATTTTTTAAAAACAGAAGAAGCAACAATTATTATTTCTGAAGGTAAAAAAACAAAAGAAAATACAAACGAATTTTTTTTGCCAACCAGTACAACCGGACAAATAGTGCATCATAAAGGTTATTCGTTATCTTACAGTGAGCCACACGAACAGGCAGAATGGGTAGCCTACGAACTTAAAAAATCGCAACTTTCTAACACTAATTTTGATAGACCTTATTTTGAAATAGATAAAGCTGTTAAAACAGGAGCTGCCGATTGGAAAAATTATAAAAACTCTGGTTTCGATCGCGGTCATTTATGTCCTGCCGGCGACAGACGCTATAGTAAAGAAGCTCACGATGAAACATTTTTAACCAGTAATATTAGTCCGCAAGAACATAATTTTAACGCAGGTATATGGAATAACCTCGAGCAAAAAGTACGTTATTGGGCCAGTAAATATGATGGTGTTTTTGTAGTTACTGGCGGTGTTTTAAAAGGCAACATGGAAACTATTGGTTACGAAAGGGTTGCTGTACCTAATCAATTTTATAAAGTTTTAATCGATACTAATTCTGGAAAAACAAAAATGATAGCTTTTTTGATGCCACACGAAAATTCTAACAAACCTCTGTATGAATTTGTGGTTTCTGTTGATACTATCGAGACATTAACGGGTATCGATTTTTTTCCAGAACTCGATGATGCTCTTGAAAATAAATTAGAAGCTTCAAATAGTTATAAAGACTGGAGTTTTTAG
- a CDS encoding MlaE family ABC transporter permease produces MTYLHNIGAYFLMIVEMFRKPTKWSVMKTLILKDIDDLIIGSLGIVAFISFFVGGVITIQTALNISNPLIPKYLVGFATRQSIVLEFAPTFTSVIMAGKVGSFITSSIGTMRVTEQIDALEVMGINSLNYLIFPKTIALLLYPFAIAVGMFLGILGGMAACYFGGFGTMEDYIVGIQTDFIPFHITYAFIKTFVFAFILATIPSFYGYYMKGGALEVGKASTTSFVWTSVTIILLNFLLTQMLLS; encoded by the coding sequence ATGACTTATTTACATAATATTGGAGCTTATTTTTTAATGATTGTAGAGATGTTTCGTAAGCCTACGAAATGGTCTGTGATGAAAACATTAATTCTAAAAGATATAGACGATTTAATTATTGGATCGCTAGGTATTGTTGCTTTTATATCTTTTTTCGTTGGTGGTGTTATTACAATACAAACGGCTTTAAATATTAGCAACCCACTAATTCCTAAATACTTAGTTGGCTTCGCCACCAGGCAATCTATTGTATTAGAATTTGCACCTACGTTTACCTCTGTAATTATGGCTGGAAAAGTAGGATCCTTTATAACTTCCAGCATAGGAACCATGCGTGTTACCGAACAAATAGATGCTTTAGAAGTTATGGGTATTAACTCTTTAAATTACCTTATTTTTCCTAAAACTATTGCCTTACTCTTATACCCTTTTGCAATTGCTGTAGGTATGTTTTTAGGCATCCTTGGTGGTATGGCTGCTTGTTATTTTGGTGGTTTTGGTACCATGGAAGATTATATTGTAGGTATTCAAACAGATTTTATTCCATTTCACATTACGTACGCCTTTATAAAAACCTTTGTTTTTGCTTTTATTTTAGCTACCATCCCATCATTTTATGGGTATTATATGAAAGGTGGTGCTTTAGAAGTAGGTAAAGCAAGTACAACCTCGTTTGTTTGGACAAGTGTAACCATTATCCTTTTAAACTTTTTACTAACCCAAATGCTTTTAAGCTAA
- a CDS encoding SprT-like domain-containing protein translates to MQKNLQDFIPGEAINQVLKLLEHDNLAVKIKNERKTRHGDYRRLPNGKHQITINSNLNAYRFLITLIHEIAHFEAFKNYGKFIKPHGVEWKHTFKNLMLPFLNPQVFPNNLLPLLAKHFKNPKASSDSDANLALALKQFDEPNDKTFIFEVPTGSVFKLYNGKIFEMGQKRVKRFECKEIKTGRLYLFNPNAEVELITNIDE, encoded by the coding sequence ATGCAGAAAAATCTTCAAGATTTTATTCCAGGTGAAGCCATTAATCAAGTTTTAAAACTTTTAGAACATGATAATTTGGCTGTTAAGATAAAAAACGAACGCAAAACCAGACATGGAGATTATAGGCGTTTACCAAATGGAAAGCATCAAATAACCATAAATTCTAATTTAAATGCATACCGTTTTTTGATAACTTTAATTCATGAAATAGCTCATTTTGAAGCTTTTAAAAATTACGGTAAATTTATAAAACCTCACGGTGTAGAATGGAAACATACCTTTAAGAATTTAATGTTGCCATTTCTAAATCCGCAGGTTTTTCCAAATAATTTGTTACCTTTATTAGCAAAACATTTTAAAAATCCTAAGGCATCAAGCGATTCTGATGCTAATTTAGCCCTTGCTTTAAAACAATTTGATGAACCAAATGATAAAACATTCATTTTTGAAGTTCCTACCGGTAGTGTTTTTAAATTATATAATGGAAAAATATTCGAAATGGGACAAAAACGCGTCAAACGTTTTGAATGTAAAGAGATAAAAACAGGGAGGCTATATTTATTTAATCCCAATGCAGAAGTTGAATTAATAACAAATATTGATGAATAA
- a CDS encoding ABC transporter ATP-binding protein, which produces MIEVKDLHKSFNGVEILKGISTTFEKGKTNLIIGQSGSGKTVFLKCLLGLFNYESGSIAYDGNVFFNLTEDEKRNLRAKIGMVFQGSALFDSMTIAQNVMFPLKMFTKQSKSEMEDRVNFVLKRVNLDNAHNKMPSEASGGMQKRVAIARAIVNNPKYLFCDEPNSGLDPKTSIVIDNLIQEITDEYQIITVINSHDMNSVMEIGEKIVFLKNGLKEWEGSKETIFKTDNEAVTDFVYSSNLFKKVRKMYIDENS; this is translated from the coding sequence ATGATTGAAGTTAAAGATTTACATAAATCGTTTAATGGTGTTGAAATATTAAAAGGTATAAGCACCACTTTTGAGAAAGGAAAAACAAACCTCATTATTGGACAAAGTGGCTCGGGTAAAACGGTGTTTTTAAAGTGTTTGTTGGGTTTATTTAATTACGAATCTGGCTCTATTGCTTATGATGGTAATGTGTTTTTTAATCTTACTGAAGACGAAAAACGTAATTTAAGAGCTAAAATTGGCATGGTGTTTCAAGGCAGTGCTTTGTTTGATTCTATGACTATTGCGCAAAACGTTATGTTTCCCTTAAAAATGTTTACTAAACAAAGTAAAAGCGAGATGGAAGATCGTGTAAATTTTGTTTTAAAACGTGTAAATCTAGACAATGCACACAACAAAATGCCTAGTGAAGCTTCAGGAGGAATGCAAAAACGGGTTGCTATTGCACGTGCTATAGTTAACAACCCAAAGTATTTATTTTGTGATGAACCTAACTCTGGTTTAGACCCAAAAACATCTATTGTTATTGATAATTTAATCCAAGAAATAACAGACGAATACCAAATTATTACTGTAATTAATTCACACGATATGAATTCGGTTATGGAAATTGGTGAAAAAATTGTTTTCTTAAAAAATGGGTTAAAAGAGTGGGAAGGCTCCAAAGAAACCATTTTCAAAACCGATAACGAAGCCGTTACCGATTTTGTTTATTCTTCCAACTTATTTAAAAAAGTTCGTAAAATGTATATAGATGAAAATAGCTAA
- the pafA gene encoding alkaline phosphatase PafA produces the protein MFKNLLSALISLVLFSSIKAQSQTNINASNELEANRPKLVVGIVVDQMRYDYLTRFISKYGEGGFKRMMNEGFNCKNNHFNYVPTYTGPGHASVYTGTTPKYHGVIANDWYDKVSKSMVYCAGDSAVQSVGTTSNAGQMSPHRMKTTTFADENRLFTQMRGKTIGISIKDRGAILPAGHTANAAYWFYGKDKGHFITSTFYRNDLPEWVTDFNNSNIAESYLKPWYTCYNIETYTESGSDLNNFEKGFNGKDIATFPYDLKDLAPKNSGFDIIKSTAYGNSIVTDFAIAALKGEQLGADNITDVLAVSFSSTDYVGHNFGVNSKEIEDTYIRLDKDLERFFEALDNQVGKGNYTAFLTADHAAVDVPAYLQSLKIPAGYIDSKAEKQRIKDFVQAKFGDEDLVENISNNQVFLNRTKLNKLKLNLEDVQDAIVNEIITYPNIDKAYSAKTMTSHYFDTGLEALLQKGYNQKRSGDVVYVYETAYISYGKTGSTHGSGFDYDTHVPLLFFGKGIKHGSTLKFTEITDIAPTMSALLNISFPSAVIGKPLDFILE, from the coding sequence ATGTTTAAAAATCTCCTTAGTGCTTTAATATCCCTAGTTTTATTTTCATCAATTAAAGCTCAAAGTCAAACTAACATTAATGCTTCAAATGAACTAGAAGCCAATCGGCCAAAGTTGGTTGTTGGTATAGTAGTAGACCAAATGAGATATGATTATTTAACGCGATTTATCTCGAAATATGGAGAAGGAGGTTTTAAACGAATGATGAATGAAGGTTTTAATTGCAAAAATAATCATTTTAACTATGTGCCAACTTACACTGGTCCCGGGCACGCATCTGTTTACACAGGAACAACACCAAAATATCATGGTGTAATTGCCAACGATTGGTACGATAAAGTATCTAAATCTATGGTGTATTGTGCTGGTGATAGTGCTGTTCAATCTGTTGGAACTACATCAAACGCCGGACAAATGTCTCCGCACCGCATGAAAACAACAACCTTTGCAGACGAAAACCGACTGTTTACACAAATGCGAGGTAAAACAATAGGTATATCTATTAAAGATCGAGGCGCTATTTTACCTGCAGGTCATACCGCAAATGCTGCTTATTGGTTTTATGGAAAAGATAAAGGCCACTTTATTACAAGTACATTTTACAGAAATGATTTGCCTGAATGGGTAACCGATTTTAATAATTCAAACATCGCCGAATCGTATTTAAAACCTTGGTATACATGTTATAATATTGAAACATACACAGAAAGTGGAAGCGATTTAAATAATTTTGAAAAAGGTTTTAATGGAAAAGATATAGCAACGTTTCCTTACGATTTGAAGGATTTAGCACCTAAAAATTCAGGGTTCGATATTATTAAGTCTACGGCTTACGGAAATAGTATTGTTACCGATTTTGCTATTGCAGCTCTAAAAGGGGAGCAGCTTGGAGCCGATAATATTACCGATGTTTTAGCGGTTAGTTTTTCAAGTACAGATTACGTAGGGCACAATTTTGGTGTGAATTCAAAAGAAATTGAAGATACGTATATTCGTCTCGACAAAGACTTAGAACGTTTTTTCGAGGCTTTAGATAATCAGGTTGGAAAAGGTAATTATACAGCGTTTTTAACTGCCGATCATGCGGCTGTCGATGTTCCTGCGTATTTACAAAGCCTAAAAATCCCAGCCGGTTATATAGACTCCAAAGCAGAGAAACAGCGCATAAAAGATTTTGTACAAGCAAAATTTGGAGACGAAGATTTGGTTGAGAATATTAGTAATAATCAAGTGTTTTTAAATCGTACAAAACTCAATAAATTGAAATTAAATTTAGAGGATGTTCAAGATGCAATAGTGAATGAAATTATCACTTACCCTAACATCGATAAAGCTTACTCTGCAAAAACCATGACATCTCATTATTTCGATACAGGTTTAGAAGCTTTGTTGCAAAAAGGATATAATCAAAAGCGTTCTGGAGATGTGGTTTATGTTTACGAAACCGCCTATATATCTTACGGTAAAACGGGGTCTACTCATGGGTCTGGTTTCGATTATGATACGCATGTGCCTTTGTTATTCTTCGGAAAAGGAATAAAACACGGAAGCACATTAAAATTCACTGAAATTACCGATATTGCACCTACCATGTCTGCATTATTAAATATTAGTTTTCCTAGTGCCGTAATTGGTAAACCTTTAGATTTTATTTTAGAATAG
- a CDS encoding methyltransferase domain-containing protein has protein sequence MYENTFPNKRFKHTIQFLKKHISNSETILDLGVENPFSEIMKAHGYSVINTKGEDLDVDVSTIENAPTDVVTAFEIFEHLLSPFTVLKSIKSNKLVASVPLKLWFSSAYRSKTDMLDRHYHEFEDWQFDWLLEKTGWKIIDSQKWTNPTKKFGIRPILRWFTPRYYIVYAERV, from the coding sequence ATGTACGAAAACACATTTCCGAACAAACGGTTTAAACATACTATTCAATTTCTAAAAAAACATATTTCAAATTCTGAAACCATTTTAGACTTAGGTGTTGAAAATCCGTTTTCTGAAATCATGAAAGCACATGGTTATTCTGTTATAAACACAAAAGGAGAAGATCTGGATGTAGATGTATCAACAATTGAAAACGCCCCTACAGACGTAGTAACTGCTTTTGAAATTTTCGAACATTTATTATCGCCTTTTACGGTTCTAAAATCGATTAAGTCTAACAAATTAGTCGCTAGTGTCCCTCTAAAATTATGGTTTTCTTCTGCATACAGGAGTAAAACCGATATGCTCGACAGACATTATCACGAGTTTGAAGACTGGCAATTTGATTGGTTATTAGAAAAAACTGGCTGGAAGATTATAGATAGTCAAAAATGGACCAACCCAACAAAAAAATTTGGCATCCGTCCTATTTTACGTTGGTTTACACCCAGATATTACATTGTTTACGCCGAAAGAGTTTAA
- a CDS encoding mannose-1-phosphate guanylyltransferase, translating to MNKNYYAILMAGGVGSRFWPVSTQEFPKQFHDMLGTGDTLIQKTFKRLAHLIPKENIFILTNEIYNDLVLEQLPEVTQRQVVLEPAMRNTAPCILYASLKIQKENPDAVMIVAPSDHWIEDEVTFTKNVQQAFDFCSDNNALMTLGIQPTFPNTGYGYIEFDKDTTNNIKSVNQFREKPDYETAKSFIEQGNFLWNAGIFMWSVKTVVDAFKSNQPDLFALFENGISAYNTDLETEFIKENYPKAENISVDYAIMETSKNVFVIGAEFDWNDLGTWGSLYDKLGKDQNDNAVVNARTLVEDASGNMIRTKNNKIVVLDGINDYIIVDKEDVLLIYPKTKEQDIKKVLQKVKDKFGENYG from the coding sequence ATGAATAAAAATTATTACGCCATATTAATGGCAGGAGGAGTAGGTTCCAGATTTTGGCCTGTAAGTACACAGGAATTTCCAAAACAATTTCACGATATGTTGGGAACCGGAGACACCTTAATACAAAAAACATTTAAAAGACTGGCTCACTTAATACCAAAAGAAAATATTTTCATTTTAACCAATGAAATTTATAACGATTTGGTTTTAGAACAGTTGCCAGAAGTAACACAACGTCAAGTTGTTTTAGAGCCAGCAATGCGAAATACAGCGCCTTGTATATTATATGCTTCGTTAAAAATTCAAAAGGAAAATCCTGATGCTGTAATGATTGTAGCGCCAAGCGATCACTGGATAGAAGATGAAGTTACATTTACCAAGAATGTACAGCAAGCTTTCGATTTTTGTTCAGATAACAATGCCTTAATGACCCTAGGTATTCAGCCAACATTTCCTAATACCGGATATGGTTATATTGAGTTTGATAAAGACACAACTAACAACATTAAATCGGTAAATCAATTTAGAGAAAAACCAGATTACGAAACCGCAAAATCATTTATCGAGCAGGGTAATTTTCTCTGGAATGCAGGTATTTTTATGTGGAGCGTTAAAACGGTTGTCGATGCTTTTAAAAGTAATCAGCCAGATTTATTTGCTTTATTTGAAAACGGAATATCGGCTTATAACACCGATTTAGAAACCGAATTTATTAAAGAAAATTATCCGAAAGCCGAAAATATTTCAGTGGATTATGCCATAATGGAAACCTCTAAAAATGTATTTGTAATTGGCGCAGAGTTCGATTGGAACGATTTGGGAACTTGGGGAAGTCTTTACGATAAATTAGGTAAAGACCAAAACGATAATGCCGTTGTAAACGCCAGAACGTTGGTAGAAGACGCTTCAGGAAATATGATTCGCACTAAAAACAATAAAATAGTAGTCTTAGATGGGATTAACGATTATATTATTGTAGATAAAGAAGATGTGCTATTAATTTATCCTAAAACCAAAGAACAAGACATTAAAAAAGTACTTCAAAAAGTAAAGGATAAATTCGGAGAAAACTACGGATAA
- a CDS encoding DUF389 domain-containing protein, with protein MEESKFDFSEEENKKDKSVEDSKQAVKKDAQGLFLSVKRFFSELLDFRDDTDRDATIEAIKGDIPFKGATAWILICSIFVASIGLNANSTAVVIGAMLISPLMGPILGVGMSIGINDIDTLKRSLINLAIMIALSLLTAFLFFWLFPLSEDTSELLGRVQPDIRDVLIAFFGGLALIIARTKRGTIASVIFGVAIATALMPPLCTAGYGLAKGNFEYFLGAMYLFTINTIFIALATFIVLKVLRFPMLKYVNSKKRQFISRLATLLAIVVMIPAVWTFLSVLNESNFNRDAKAFVDNELSVLPHFEYIKKNAIYNYIDKNKQTIELNTFGLDEIPESTISLIKNRMDDYGALSNCDLIINQNKSKNLDNFKYMTELRTRDSLDLLSQSQKVAYLENKVKQLSKLEKNYIPFEELTKEVKINYETIEKISFAHVITSNFNKMDTLTVFTVKWNDSLANEKVKVKDQEKLEQWLKLKLKLDTLEVKRIN; from the coding sequence ATGGAAGAAAGTAAATTTGATTTTTCTGAAGAAGAAAACAAAAAAGATAAATCGGTTGAAGATTCTAAGCAAGCCGTAAAAAAGGATGCTCAGGGTTTGTTTCTAAGTGTGAAGCGATTTTTTAGTGAATTACTAGATTTTCGAGACGATACAGATCGTGATGCAACTATCGAGGCCATAAAAGGCGATATTCCTTTTAAAGGTGCTACTGCCTGGATTTTAATTTGTTCCATTTTTGTTGCATCTATTGGTTTAAATGCTAATTCTACGGCAGTGGTTATTGGTGCCATGTTAATTTCGCCTCTAATGGGCCCTATTTTAGGTGTGGGGATGTCTATAGGAATAAACGATATAGATACGTTAAAGCGATCGTTAATAAACTTAGCAATTATGATTGCTTTAAGTTTACTAACGGCTTTTTTATTCTTTTGGTTATTTCCTTTAAGTGAAGATACTTCCGAACTTTTAGGGCGAGTTCAACCCGACATTAGAGATGTTTTAATTGCCTTTTTTGGTGGTTTGGCTTTAATTATAGCCAGAACAAAACGAGGTACCATCGCATCGGTAATTTTTGGTGTCGCCATTGCTACAGCTTTAATGCCACCACTTTGTACTGCTGGGTATGGTTTGGCTAAAGGAAACTTTGAGTATTTCTTAGGGGCCATGTACTTATTTACTATTAACACCATTTTTATCGCTTTGGCAACTTTTATTGTATTGAAAGTTTTGCGTTTCCCCATGCTTAAATACGTAAATTCTAAAAAGCGACAATTTATTTCAAGATTAGCTACATTACTTGCTATCGTAGTTATGATTCCTGCGGTTTGGACATTTTTAAGTGTTTTAAATGAAAGTAATTTTAACAGAGACGCCAAAGCTTTTGTAGATAATGAGTTGAGTGTTTTACCGCATTTTGAGTACATCAAAAAGAACGCTATTTACAATTATATTGATAAAAACAAGCAAACCATCGAGCTTAATACCTTTGGTTTAGATGAAATACCAGAATCTACCATTAGTCTTATTAAAAATCGTATGGATGATTATGGTGCTTTATCAAATTGCGATTTAATTATTAATCAGAATAAATCTAAAAACCTAGACAACTTCAAGTATATGACCGAGCTAAGAACAAGAGATTCGTTAGATTTATTGTCTCAAAGTCAGAAGGTTGCTTATCTTGAAAATAAAGTAAAACAACTCTCTAAGCTAGAGAAAAACTATATTCCTTTTGAAGAATTAACTAAAGAAGTAAAAATTAATTACGAGACCATCGAAAAGATTTCATTTGCTCATGTTATTACGTCTAATTTTAATAAAATGGATACTTTAACTGTGTTTACAGTAAAATGGAATGATTCTTTAGCCAATGAAAAGGTTAAGGTTAAAGATCAAGAAAAACTCGAGCAGTGGTTAAAATTAAAATTGAAACTAGATACTTTAGAAGTTAAGCGTATTAATTAG